The following proteins come from a genomic window of Populus nigra chromosome 6, ddPopNigr1.1, whole genome shotgun sequence:
- the LOC133697420 gene encoding probable pectate lyase 5, which produces MAIPLSLSILLLILAPSFISCLPVHDPELVVEEVHRSINASRRNLAFLSCGTGNPIDDCWRCDPNWEKNRQRLANCAIGFGKNAIGGRDGKIYVVTDSGHDDPVNPKPGTLRHAVIQDEPLWITFARDMVIRLKEELIMNSFKTIDGRGANVHIAGGPCITIQYVTNIIIHGINIHDCKQGGNAYVRDSPSHYGWRTISDGDGVSIFGGSQVWVDHCSLSNCNDGLIDAIHGSTAITISNSYFTRHNKVMLLGHSDSYKQDKNMQVTIAFNHFGEGLVQRMPRCRHGYFHVVNNDYTHWKMYAIGGSAAPTINSQGNRFLAPNDRFKKEVTKHEAAPQSQWKRWNWRSDGDLMLNGAFFTPSGAGASSSYARASSLSARPSSLVSSITAGAGALVCKKGSRC; this is translated from the exons ATGGCAATTCCACTCTCTCTTTCAATACTCCTGCTTATTCTAGCTCCAAGTTTTATTTCCTGTTTGCCAGTTCATGATCCTGAATTGGTAGTGGAAGAAGTACACAG GAGCATCAATGCCTCTCGGAGAAACTTGGCCTTCCTTTCTTGTGGAACCGGCAACCCCATAGACGACTGCTGGCGGTGTGACCCCAATTGGGAGAAGAATCGGCAAAGATTAGCCAATTGTGCAATTGGGTTCGGTAAGAATGCTATCGGTGGCAGGGATGGTAAGATATATGTAGTGACAGACTCCGGTCATGATGACCCAGTGAATCCCAAGCCAGGCACTCTTAGGCATGCTGTTATACAAGATGAGCCTCTATGGATCACTTTCGCTCGTGACATGGTGATCAGGCTTAAGGAAGAATTGATCATGAACTCTTTCAAGACAATCGACGGAAGAGGAGCTAATGTGCACATTGCTGGAGGTCCATGCATCACTATACAATATGTGACCAACATTATCATTCATGGTATAAATATTCATGATTGCAAGCAAGGAGGGAATGCCTATGTGAGGGATTCTCCTAGCCATTACGGGTGGAGGACTATATCGGACGGCGACGGGGTATCGATATTCGGAGGTAGCCAGGTGTGGGTGGATCATTGCTCTTTATCCAATTGCAATGATGGGTTGATTGATGCAATTCATGGCTCCACAGCCATAACAATCTCCAACAGTTACTTCACTCGTCATAACAAGGTCATGCTCTTGGGCCACAGTGATAGCTATAAACAAGACAAGAATATGCAAGTCACCATTGCCTTCAACCACTTCGGAGAAGGGCTTGTGCAGAGAATGCCAAG aTGTAGACATGGATATTTTCACGTGGTAAACAATGACTATACACACTGGAAAATGTATGCAATTGGTGGCAGTGCTGCCCCTACAATTAATAGCCAAGGCAATAGATTTCTTGCTCCCAATGATAGATTTAAAAAAGAG GTAACTAAACATGAGGCTGCACCACAAAGCCAATGGAAGCGTTGGAATTGGAGGTCCGACGGGGATTTGATGTTAAATGGAGCGTTCTTCACACCATCTGGTGCTGGAGCTTCTTCTAGTTACGCCAGGGCATCCAGCTTAAGTGCAAGACCATCTTCCCTGGTGAGCTCCATCACAGCAGGAGCAGGTGCACTTGTTTGCAAGAAGGGTTCACGCTGCTGA
- the LOC133697546 gene encoding T-complex protein 1 subunit epsilon-like, producing the protein MALAFDEFGRPFVIIKEQDQKVRLRGLDAQKANIASGMAVSRILRTSLGPKGMDKMLQSPDGDVTITNDGATILEQMDVDNQIAKLLVELSRSQDYEIGDGTTGVVVLAGALLEQAQKLLERGVHPIRVAEGYETASRIAVEHLEKIAQKFDFGVNNIEPLVQTCMTTLSSKIVNRCKRSLAEISVKAVLAVADLERKDVNLDLIKVEGKVGGKLEDTELIYGILVDKEMSHPQMPKQIEDAKIAILTCPFEPPKPKTKHKVDIDTVEKFQTLRKQEQQYFDNMVQKCKGVGATLVICQWGFDDEANHLLMHRNLPAVRWVGGVELELIAIATGGRIVPRFEELTPEKLGKAGLVREKAFGTTKDRMLYVEHCANSRAVTIFIRGGNKMMIEETKRSIHDALCVARNLIRNNSIVYGGGSSEISCSISVEAAADRYPGVEQYAIRAFADALDSVPMSLAENSGLQPIETLSAVKSQQIKENNPYCGIDCNDAGTNDMQEQNVFETLIGKQQQILLATQVVKMILKIDDVISPSDF; encoded by the exons ATGGCGTTAGCGTTCGATGAATTCGGGAGACCCTTCGTAATTATAAAAGAACAAGACCAGAAGGTTCGATTGAGAGGGCTCGATGCTCAAAAGGCCAACATTGCTTCTGGTATGGCGGTCTCTCGCATCCTTCGAACCTCCCTCGGTCCCAAAGGCATGGACAAAATGCTCCAGAGCCCCGACGGCGATGTCACCATCA CAAATGATGGTGCTACGATATTGGAGCAAATGGATGTGGACAATCAGATTGCAAAACTGTTGGTTGAGCTTTCGCGGAGTCAGGATTATGAAATAGGGGATGGGACTACTGGTGTTGTTGTTCTGGCTGGTGCTCTTTTAGAGCAGGCTCAGAAGCTGTTGGAGCGTGGGGTTCATCCCATTCGCGTTGCTGAGGGTTACGAGACAGCTTCTAGAATTGCTGTTGAACATTTGGAGAAGATTGCACAGAAGTTTGACTTTGGAGTTAATAATATTGAGCCCTTGGTTCAAACTTGCATGACTACTTTATCTTCCAAGAT TGTGAATCGGTGCAAGCGCAGTTTAGCAGAGATTTCTGTTAAAGCAGTCCTTGCCGTTGCAGATTTAGAGAGGAAAGATGTTAATCTAGATTTGATAAAGGTTGAGGGGAAAGTCGGAGGCAAGTTGGAAGATACTGAACTGATTTATGGGATACTTGTTGACAAAGAAATGAGTCATCCGCAGATGCCAAAGcaaattgaagatgcaaaaaTTGCTATCTTGACCTGCCCCTTTGAACCACCTAAGCCAAAGACTAAACATAAGGTGGACATTGATACAGTTGAAAAGTTTCAAACTTTGCGTAAGCAAGAGCAGCAGTACTTCGATAACATGGTTCAGAAATGCAAG GGTGTAGGTGCAACCTTGGTTATTTGTCAATGGGGGTTTGATGATGAGGCAAATCATTTATTAATGCACAGGAACTTGCCTGCAGTCCGGTGGGTTGGTGGTGTAGAGTTAGAGCTGATAGCAATAGCCACAG GTGGAAGAATAGTGCCAAGGTTTGAGGAGTTGACACCAGAAAAGCTAGGAAAG GCTGGTTTGGTTCGAGAAAAGGCTTTTGGCACAACAAAAGATAGAATGCTGTATGTTGAACACTGTGCAAATTCAAGGGCAGTAACCATATTTATTCGTGGAG GTAACAAAATGATGATTGAGGAGACAAAGCGTAGCATCCATGATGCATTGTGTGTGGCAAGGAATCTCATTCGCAACAATTCTATTGTATATGGTGGTGGCTCATCTGAGATTTCCTGCTCAATTTCTGTGGAGGCCGCAGCAGATAGATATCCAGGAGTTGAGCAG TATGCTATCAGGGCATTTGCAGATGCTTTAGATTCCGTCCCTATGTCGCTTGCAGAAAATAGTGGCCTCCAACCCATTGAGACATTATCTGCTGTGAAATCTCAACAAATTAAG GAGAACAATCCTTACTGTGGAATAGATTGCAATGATGCTGGTACAAATGACATGCAAGAGCAAAATGTATTTGAGACTCTTATCGGAAAGCAGCAGCAGATTTTGCTAGCAACACAAGTTGTCAAAATGATTCTAAAAATCGACGATGTCATCTCCCCTTCTGATTTCTGA